The sequence TCCTCCTCTCGATGAAGGGGATGACGCTCGACGACCTGCGAGAAGAGCTCGCCGCGCGGTTCGGCTGAACGTGTAGGGGCGACGGAACGCGGTCAGTCGACGAACTGCGCCAACTGCGGGCGACGGCGGTCGACGTCGAAGTGCGGTTGGACCGACCCCGCGGCGGCGATGCGGTCGAGCGTCAGCATCGGGTCGCCGCCCGCGCGTTCGGTCTCGTCGTACAGCGTCTCGATGGCGGCGCGTTCGAGCGCGAGCGAGTCGAGTTTGCCGAGCAGGAGCGCGAAGGCGACGCCCGCGCGGCCGTCGGGGAACGAGTCGAGCACGTGCGAGAAGTCGGCGGCGTCGGTCGGGGCGACGGAGTCGGCGGGCGACTCGCTCGCCTGCGTGCGTAGACAGACGGTACAGAGTTCGACGGCCTCGCTCCGCTCGGGGGCGTACTCGCGGAGGTCCTCGGGAACGGCGAACGAGACGGTCGGCGACTCGCAACTCGAACAGACCATACGTGACGCACGGTGGCCGTCCTCGAAAAGCCAGCGGCCCGCGGATCGACAGGTTGCCCTCGCGTGAGTTTCGTCGACGACCGCCCGACCGCCCTGCTGACGGAGGACGGCGAGAACGGAGAGAAGAGAACGGATATCGACGGCTCTGCGCTCAGTCGGCCGTGACGGTGCCGGGTTCCTTCGCGGCGGCTTTCTCGGCTTCTTCCTTTTCGGCCTTCTCCTCTTCTTCCTTCTTGGCCTTGATCTTCTTCATGCGGAAGATCTCCTCGCGCTCCTGCTCTTCGAGTTTCTGTTCGATGTACTCCTCGGCCTCGTAGAGGTCCGGAAGCACCTTGAACTCCAGCGCGTTGACGCGGCGCTTCGTCGTCTCGATCTCGTGGAGCATCTTCTTCATCGCCGTCTCGACTTCGGCGGCGAGGATGATCGATTCGAGCAGTTCCTCGTAGGCGTCCGCGGCCTCGTCGATGCGCGCGGAGGAGCCGAGCAGGCCGTAGCCGCGCTGGTCGAGGCTCTTTCTCACCCGACTGGACTCGATCTGCGGGACGACGACGCCCATGATGTTCTTCGACTGGGTCGTGATCTCGGGGTACTCCTTCAGCGCCGCGGCCGCGCCGCGGACGGCGACGTCGCCCTCCATCGCGCGCGCCATGTTGATCTTGTGCTGGGCGCGCTCGTAGTCCTCGGACAGGCCCGACCGAACGTCCTGCGCCTGGTCGAGGATGTCCATGAACTCCATGATGAGACCGTCGCGCTTCTGTTCGAGCGTGTCGTGACCCCGCTCGGAGAGTTCGATGCGGTCCTCGATCTCCATGAGGTTCTTCCGGGTTGGTTTGACGTCTTCGGCCATCTGTTGTCGGAAGATTGCGGATGGAGGCGGTTAACCTTTTTCTGTTTTCCCGTCGCCGCAGCCGGCGCGCGAAGCGGTGCTGGCGCTACCGGTGGCGATAAACGAAGGAAAAGTACCGGGGTCAGTCCGCGGTGACTTCTTCGGCTTCGGCCTCGCCGACGTCTTCGCGGTAGTACTTCTCGATGAGGTCCTCGTCGACGCGGTTGAGTTCCGCCTTCGGGAACATCGACAGCAGGTCCCAGCCGATGTCGAGCGTCTCCTCGATGGTCCGGTTGGTGTCGAAGCCCTGGTCGATGAACTCCTCCTCGAAGCGGTCCGCGAAGTCGAGATACTGGTTGTCGCGTTCGCTCAGCGCCTCGCGGCCGACGATGTTCACCAGGTCGCGGAGGTCCTCGCCCTCCGCGTACGCGGCGTACATCTGGTCGGAGACGTCCGCGTGGTCCTCGCGGGTGAGGCCCTCGCCGATACCGTCGTCCATCAGCCGAGAGAGGCTGGGGAGCGGGTTGATCGGCGGTTCGATCCCCTGCGAGTTGAGGTTCCGGTCGATGTAGATCTGGCCCTCGGTGATGTAGCCGGTCAGGTCCGGAATCGGGTGGGTGTCGTCGTCACCCGGCATCGTGAGGATGGGAATCTGCGTGACGGAGCCCTCGCGGCCCTCGATACGACCGGCACGCTCGTAGAGCTGTGCCAGGTCGGTGTACATGTAGCCGGGGTAGCCACGTCGCCCCGGCACCTCTTCGCGCGCGGCACCGATTTCGCGCAGCGCCTCGCAGTAGTTGGTCATGTCGGTGAGGATGACCAGCACGTGGTAGTCCTTCTCGAAGGCGAGGTACTCGGCGGTCGTCAGCGCCATGCGCGGCGTGACCGTCCGCTCGACTGCGGGGTCGTCCGCGAGGTTCATGAAGACCACGGAGCGTTCGAGCGCGCCGGTGCGCTCGAAGTCCTCCATGAACTCGTTGGCCTCTTCGGCGGTGATACCCATCGCGCCGAAGATGACTGCGAACTCGCTGGCGTCTTCGCCGTCGTCGGCGGCCTCCTCGGGCACCGTCGCCTGACGGGCGATCTGGAGCGCGAGGTTGTTGTGCGGCAGGCCGGACGCCGAGAAGATGGGCAGTTTCTGCCCGCGGACGAGCGTGTTCATCCCGTCGATGGCGGAGACGCCGGACTGGATGAACTCCTCGGGGTACTCGCGCGAGAACGGGTTGATCGCCTCGCCGATGATGTCGTGTCGGTCGTCGGGGACGATCTCCGGGCCGCCGTCGATGGGCTGGCCGGAGCCGTCGAGAACCCGCCCGAGGAGGTCCTCGGTGACGGGCATCTTCAGCGTCTCGCCGAGGAAACGGACGGACGCGTTTCTGTCGATACCGGTGGTGCCCTCGAACACCTGGATGGCCACGAGGCCCTCCGAGGATTCGAGGATCTGGCCGCGCTTCGTCTCGCCGTTCGGCGTCTCGATCTCGACGATCTCGTCGTAACCGACGGGCTCGTCGACTTCGGCGAACACCAGCGGGCCGCTGATCTCGGTGATGGTTTGGTACTCTTTCATTAGTAGAGCTCCCGGAGCTGTTCGGTGATGTCCTCTTTGAGCTCGGCGATGTACTCCTCCCACTCCTCCTGGACGCCGACGCGGTTGATGCGCGGTGCGGCGTCGATGGCCGTAATCTCCTCGACGGGGACGCCCGCTTCGAGCGCCTTGAACGCCTCGTCGTGGTAGTGGTGGATGGCAGTCAGGAGCAGGTACGTCTTCTTCGGCGGACAGTAGGTGTCCGTCGGGTGGAACGCGTTCTGCTGGAGGTACGCCTCACGCAGGTAGCGCGCGACGTCGAGCGTCAGCTGCTGGTCCTCCGGCAGCGCGTCCTTGCCGACCAGCTGAACGATCTCCTGCAGTTCGCTCTCCTCGTCGAGCACGTCGACGCCCCACTGGCGCTCCTCGGGCCAGTCGTCGGCGACGTTCTCGACGAACCACGGGTCGAGCTGGTTCTTGTACAGCGAGTACGACTCGCTCCAGTTGATCGCCGGGAAGTGCCGACGTTCCGCGAGGTCGGCGTCCAGCGCCCAGAACGTCTTCACGATACGCAGCGTGTTCTGGGTGACCGGCTCGGAGAAGTCGCCGCCCGGCGGCGACACCGCGCCGATAGCCGAGACGGAGCCTTCGGTCCCGTTGATGTTCTCGAAGTAACCGGCGCGCTCGTAGAACTGCGAGAGGCGCGCGGCGAGGTAGGCGGGGTAGCCCTCCTCGCCGGGCATCTCCTCCAGTCGGGAGGAGATTTCGCGCATGGCCTCGGCCCACCGCGAGGTGGAGTCGGCCATGAGCGCCACGTCGTAGCCCATGTCGCGGTAGTACTCCGCGATGGTGATTCCCGTGTAGATGCACGACTCGCGTGCGGCCACGGGCATGTTCGAGGTGTTCGCGATGAGCGACGTCCGGGCCATCAGCGGGTTGCCGGTCGTCGGGTCCTCGAGTTCGGGGAAGTCTTCGATGACCTCGGTCATCTCGTTGCCGCGCTCGCCGCAGCCGACGTAGACGATGATGTCCGCGTCGGCGTACTTCGCGAGCTGGTGCTGGGTGACCGTCTTCCCGGAACCGAACGGGCCCGGAATCGCGGCCGTCCCGCCTTTGGCGATGGGGAAGAGGCCGTCGAGGATGCGCTGTCCCGACACGAGCGGGATGCGCGGGGTCTTCTTCTCCTTGGAGGGTCGGGCCTGACGGACCGGCCACTCCTGGTGCATCGTGACCTCCTCGCCGTTGTCGAGTTCGACGACCGTCTCCTCGACGGTGAACGAACCGGCCTCGATGGCGGCGACTTCGCCGCCCTCGAAGTTCGGCGGGACGAGCACCTTGTGGTCGATGGTGACCGTCTCCTCGACGGTGCCGACCACGTCGCCGGGGGCGACCTCGTCGCCTTCGGAGACTTCGGGCACGAACTCCCACTGTTTGTCCATCTCGATGCCGGGCGCGTCGACGCCGCGGTCGAGGAAGGCGCTGTTCATCTTCTCTTCGAGTACGTCGAGCGGTCGCTGGACACC is a genomic window of Haloprofundus halophilus containing:
- a CDS encoding DUF6276 family protein; amino-acid sequence: MVCSSCESPTVSFAVPEDLREYAPERSEAVELCTVCLRTQASESPADSVAPTDAADFSHVLDSFPDGRAGVAFALLLGKLDSLALERAAIETLYDETERAGGDPMLTLDRIAAAGSVQPHFDVDRRRPQLAQFVD
- a CDS encoding V-type ATP synthase subunit D — encoded protein: MAEDVKPTRKNLMEIEDRIELSERGHDTLEQKRDGLIMEFMDILDQAQDVRSGLSEDYERAQHKINMARAMEGDVAVRGAAAALKEYPEITTQSKNIMGVVVPQIESSRVRKSLDQRGYGLLGSSARIDEAADAYEELLESIILAAEVETAMKKMLHEIETTKRRVNALEFKVLPDLYEAEEYIEQKLEEQEREEIFRMKKIKAKKEEEEKAEKEEAEKAAAKEPGTVTAD
- a CDS encoding ATP synthase subunit B → MKEYQTITEISGPLVFAEVDEPVGYDEIVEIETPNGETKRGQILESSEGLVAIQVFEGTTGIDRNASVRFLGETLKMPVTEDLLGRVLDGSGQPIDGGPEIVPDDRHDIIGEAINPFSREYPEEFIQSGVSAIDGMNTLVRGQKLPIFSASGLPHNNLALQIARQATVPEEAADDGEDASEFAVIFGAMGITAEEANEFMEDFERTGALERSVVFMNLADDPAVERTVTPRMALTTAEYLAFEKDYHVLVILTDMTNYCEALREIGAAREEVPGRRGYPGYMYTDLAQLYERAGRIEGREGSVTQIPILTMPGDDDTHPIPDLTGYITEGQIYIDRNLNSQGIEPPINPLPSLSRLMDDGIGEGLTREDHADVSDQMYAAYAEGEDLRDLVNIVGREALSERDNQYLDFADRFEEEFIDQGFDTNRTIEETLDIGWDLLSMFPKAELNRVDEDLIEKYYREDVGEAEAEEVTAD
- a CDS encoding ATP synthase subunit A translates to MSQATQETVREDGRIQSVSGPVVTAVDLDARMNDVVYVGDEGLMGEVIEIEGDTTTIQVYEETSGVGPGEPVENTGEPLTVDLGPGLLDTIYDGVQRPLDVLEEKMNSAFLDRGVDAPGIEMDKQWEFVPEVSEGDEVAPGDVVGTVEETVTIDHKVLVPPNFEGGEVAAIEAGSFTVEETVVELDNGEEVTMHQEWPVRQARPSKEKKTPRIPLVSGQRILDGLFPIAKGGTAAIPGPFGSGKTVTQHQLAKYADADIIVYVGCGERGNEMTEVIEDFPELEDPTTGNPLMARTSLIANTSNMPVAARESCIYTGITIAEYYRDMGYDVALMADSTSRWAEAMREISSRLEEMPGEEGYPAYLAARLSQFYERAGYFENINGTEGSVSAIGAVSPPGGDFSEPVTQNTLRIVKTFWALDADLAERRHFPAINWSESYSLYKNQLDPWFVENVADDWPEERQWGVDVLDEESELQEIVQLVGKDALPEDQQLTLDVARYLREAYLQQNAFHPTDTYCPPKKTYLLLTAIHHYHDEAFKALEAGVPVEEITAIDAAPRINRVGVQEEWEEYIAELKEDITEQLRELY